The Thermus aquaticus sequence CTACGGCCTCGAGGCTCACCCCCAGGTCCGTGGCCACCTGGGCCACGTACCAGAGCACGTCCCCGAGCTCCGCCAGAAGGGCCTCCCGGGTTTCCTCGGTGAGCTCGCCTTCCTGGTCCCTCAGGACCTTCTTGACCTTGTTGGCCA is a genomic window containing:
- a CDS encoding MazG nucleotide pyrophosphohydrolase domain-containing protein, whose translation is ANKVKKVLRDQEGELTEETREALLAELGDVLWYVAQVATDLGVSLEAVAEANLRKPRPRLERGVISGSGDNR